Proteins encoded in a region of the Planctomycetota bacterium genome:
- a CDS encoding Uma2 family endonuclease has product MATANAPVAAADLALLEPTGERRELVRGVLRVMSPAGGRHGRVAHALGLLVGAHVKLHDLGAVYAAETGFLLARGPDTVRAPDMAFVSRSRAVPLDGDGGFVTVVPELVGEVVSPRDSFSDVEEKVLDWLSAGTRLVVVVDPATRTVHVHRPGGSVTVLREAEVLDAGDAVPGLVIPVSELFR; this is encoded by the coding sequence ATGGCAACCGCGAATGCTCCCGTCGCTGCCGCAGACCTCGCGCTCCTCGAACCCACCGGCGAGCGCCGTGAGCTCGTCCGCGGAGTCCTGCGCGTGATGTCTCCTGCGGGCGGCCGCCATGGCCGCGTGGCCCATGCTTTGGGCCTGCTCGTCGGCGCCCATGTCAAGCTCCATGATCTCGGCGCCGTGTATGCGGCCGAGACGGGTTTTCTCCTCGCGCGCGGCCCCGACACGGTGCGGGCTCCTGACATGGCGTTCGTGTCACGGTCACGGGCGGTCCCGCTCGATGGCGATGGCGGGTTCGTGACGGTCGTGCCCGAGCTCGTCGGCGAGGTGGTTTCGCCACGCGACTCGTTCAGCGACGTCGAGGAGAAGGTGCTCGATTGGCTCTCTGCCGGGACCCGGCTGGTGGTCGTGGTCGATCCGGCCACCCGGACGGTTCATGTCCATCGCCCCGGGGGAAGCGTCACCGTCCTCCGCGAGGCCGAGGTTCTCGATGCCGGCGACGCGGTTCCGGGGCTCGTGATTCCCGTCAGCGAGCTGTTTCGCTGA